ACGCGAAATTGACAAAGAATTATCAAAATTGAGTTTGCAGTTTGGCGAAAATGTTTTGGCAGAAACCAATAACTTCGAATTGCATTTAACCAACGAAAGTGACTTAGCCGGATTACCGGAAGGCACAATCGAAGCTGCCCGATTATTAGCCAAAGAGAAAGAAAAAGAAGGCTGGATTTTTACTTTAGATTATCCAAGTTATGTTCCGTTTTTGACTTATGCTGATAATCGCGAACTGCGTAAAAAAATGGCGATTGCCTTTGGAGCAAAAGGTTTTCAAAAAAACGAATTCAATAACGAAGAAAATGTTCTGAAAATTGCTAAACTTCGTCATGAAAGAGCCAATTTATTAGGGTATAAAACACATGCTCATTTTGTTCTGGAAGAAAGAATGGCACAAAGTCCGGATAAAGTTTTTACTTTTTTGAATGATTTACTGGCCAAAGCAAAACCAGCGGCTCAAAAAGAATTTGCAGAATTGACTGCTTTTGCGAAAGAACTGGACGGAATCGAGCAGCTAGAAAAATGGGATGGAGCTTATTATTCTGAAAAGTTAAAACAACAGCTTTTTAATTTAGATGATGAAAAACTAAAACCTTATTTCCAATTAGAAAAAGTTTTAGAGGGTGCTTTTACAGTTGCCCATAAACTTTTCGGATTAACATTTACCGAAGTTTTTGATATAGATAAATACCACGAAGAAGTAATAACCTATGAAGTTCACGATGCTGATAATAATTTAGTTTCGATTTTCTATGCTGATTTCTTTCCAAGAAAAGGGAAACGAAACGGCGCGTGGATGACGTCATTCAAATCGCAATACATAAAAGACGGCGTTAACGAAAGACCGCATATTTCGAACGTTTGCAACTTTACAAAACCTACAGAAACCAAACCTTCCTTATTGACTTTTAATGAAGTAACAACTTTATTTCACGAATTTGGTCATGGATTGCACGGAATGCTGGCGAATACAAACTACCCCAGTTTATCCGGAACTTCTGTTTTCTGGGATTTTGTAGAATTGCCAAGTCAGATTATGGAAAACTGGTGTTACGAGCCGGAAGCTTTAGCGTTGTTTGCAAATCATTACGAAACTGGCGAAATTATTCCGATTGAATATGTGCAGAAAATTAAGGAAAGTGCGAGTTTTCAGGAAGGTTTGGCCACACTACGTCAATTAAGTTTTGGATTATTAGATATGGCGTGGCACGGACAAGATCCAACTAATATTACTGATCTTAAAACTTTCGAAACAGCACAATTTGCCAACACTCAATTATATCCTGATGTAAAAGAAAATGCAATGAGTACAGCATTCTCTCATATTTTTCAAGGTGGTTATTCTTCCGGATATTACAGCTACAAATGGGCTGAAGTTCTGGATGCTGATGCTTTTGAATATTTTCAGGAACAAGGCATTTTCAATACTGAAGTGGCTAAAAAATTCAAAGACAATGTACTCTCAAAAGGAGGAACTGAACATCCTATGATTTTATACAAACGCTTTAGAGGTCAGGAACCAAAACCTGAAGCTTTGTTGAAAAGAGCGGGATTGCTTTAAGATTTTTAGATTTTAGACTTCTTAGATTAATAGATATTTTAGAAACCGAAGCATTTTCAGCTTCGGTTTTTTTATTTGATTTTATCTAAAAATAAATTTAGTTATCTTCGTTATTGAACCTAATCTTATATTATATACATTTTGAAAAAATATTTTAAAATAGCGCTGTATTTTGCCATTATCGGATTGATTGCAATTGTTTCTATAAATTATCATGTAAAGTCATCTACCAAAAAATACATTCATCATTCTTTGAGAAGGTTTCCTAAAAATGATGTTGGAATTATTTTTGGCGCTGGAATCAACGGTAATCAGCCAAGTAAATATCTTAAGGACAGACTCGATGCCGGAATCCGTTTGTACAAAGCAAAAAGAATCAATAAAATATTACTTTCAGGAGATAATGGCCGCGAGGAGTACGATGAATTAACAGTGATGAAAAACTATTGTTACCGACATGGAGTTGACACCACAAAAATTTTTATTGATTACGCCGGTTTCGACACCTACTCTACCCTGTACAGAGCGAAATATATTTTTAAAATAAAAAAAGCAACTTTAATTTCGCAGGAATATCATTTGAATCGCGCCCTTTATATTGGAAGAAGTCTTGGAATAAAATCAGCGGGTTATTCCGCTAACAAAGGTGATTATAGGGGGTATCAATATGTCAAATTCAGAGAATATATTTCGATATTCAAATCCTTTTTTGATGTTTTGCGAAATCGTGAGCCTCACTTTTTAGGCAATCCAATAAATATTAACGGTCCTTCAAATTATTCCAAGGAAGACAAACGATAAAAAAACAAAACCCTACGAATTAACTGTAGGGTTTGTAGTTTAAAGACAAAATAGGAATATTCGTTCTTTACTCTTTTTCTAAAACCCGCTTTGCCAGTTTTCCAACTGTTAATCCCTGAACAACAATTGAGAATAAAACGACAATATAAGTTACTTCGAGCAGCAGGTTTTTATATTCTCCTTCTGGCATCGAAAGTACAAGTGCAATAGAAACTCCACCGCGAATTCCGCCCCAGACCAGAACCATCAAAGAACCTTTGTTGTAGGCTGATCTGATTCCGAAGAATTTAAAGGTATCAAAGAATTGCCAGGGCAAAACTATAGAAGCGATTCTTGAGAAAAGTACAATAAAGATGGCAACAAAACCTGTCAGCAGTTGTTTGTTCAAGTCTGGTAATAACAACAATTCAAAACCAATAAACAGGAATAAAATAGCATTCAGGATTTCATCAATAAGTTCCCAAAACTTCTCTAAATAATCTTTTGTCACTTCGCTCATTGCGACTTTTTTACCATAATTCCCAATAATTAGTCCGGCCACTACCATGGCCAGCGGACTTGAAACATGTAAACTCTGGGCAATCAAAAATCCGCCCATTACAATAGAAAGCGTTATGAGAACGGAAACTTTATAATCGTCAATTTTCTTCATGACTTTTGATGCAGAAAATCCTAAAACAGCTCCTAATAGAAGTCCGCCAATCCCTTCCTTAATAAATAAACAGGTAATAGAGCCTAAAGTTGCATCAAATGCAGGATCAGTAGCCATTTTAAGAACAACCGCAAACATCACTACTGCTACTCCATCATTAAATAAAGATTCGCCAACGATTTTGGTTTCTATTCTTTTAGGGACTTTAGCCTCTTTTAAAACTCCCAACACCACAATGGGGTCAGTTGGAGATATTAATGTACCAAAGACTAAACAAAATATATAAGGAATTTTTATTCCTAAAATTGGTGCAATGTAATAAAGCAGCATTGAAATGATTAAAGCTGATAGTACAACGCTTATAGTAGAATAAATCATAATGGGAACTTTCTGCTCTTTAAGATCAGACATATTTACATGAAGTGCCCCTGCAAATAAAAGGAAGTTCAACATTGCGCCCATTAAAATCGCATTGAAATCGAATTCTTTTATCAAATCAAAAAAATGTTTGGTAGTCGCAGGAAAATAAGAATCTCCCAAAAGACGAATCCCTACTGAAACCAGCATCGCAATAATCATGATTCCGATCGTACCGGGGAGTTTTAAAAATCTTAGGTTTAAATAGGCGAAGAAAGAAGCCAGTACAATAAGTACCGAAAAGGTGTAGTATAATTCCATAAAAAGTGATTTTTACAAAAATATCCTTCTCATTATTTAATCTAAAATTTGAACGGTTGAATTAACACAACTTTATAATTCACCAAATAAGTTTCAATTATTTTTGAAAGTTTAAAAACTTTTACTTACATTTGAACTATGCAATTCAAAGAAGCGAAAAATAAGTTTGTACAAACCTGGGGCGCATTAGGCTCTCAATGGGGTATTAATAAAACCATGGCACAAATCCATGCTTTATTGATGGTTTCGAACGAAGCTGTTTCGATGGAAGACATTATGGAAGAATTACAAATTTCAAGAGGAAACGCCAGTATGAACCTTCGTGCTTTGATGGATTGGGGAATCGTTTACAAAGAATATAAAGCCGGAGAGAGAAAAGAGTTTTTTACTGCCGAAAAAGACTTAGATGAGTTGGCCGTAAAAATATCGAGAGAAAGAAGCAAACGAGAAATTAAGCCAGCTTTAAAAATTTTAAAAGAAGTTTCGACAATTGAAGCCAAAGATTCAGCAGAAGAAAAACACTTTGTAGATCAGACTACTAA
The Flavobacterium flavigenum genome window above contains:
- a CDS encoding M3 family metallopeptidase, translating into MSILTQYFNTKHNTAPFSQIKIEDYFPAFQEGIALAKAEIDAIVNNPEGPTFENTILAMEFSGEILDRLSSIFFNLNSAETNDEMQKIAQEVSPLLAEFGNDITLNAELFAKIKAVYNQKESLNLTPEQITLLDKKYKSFSRNGANLAEDKKDRLREIDKELSKLSLQFGENVLAETNNFELHLTNESDLAGLPEGTIEAARLLAKEKEKEGWIFTLDYPSYVPFLTYADNRELRKKMAIAFGAKGFQKNEFNNEENVLKIAKLRHERANLLGYKTHAHFVLEERMAQSPDKVFTFLNDLLAKAKPAAQKEFAELTAFAKELDGIEQLEKWDGAYYSEKLKQQLFNLDDEKLKPYFQLEKVLEGAFTVAHKLFGLTFTEVFDIDKYHEEVITYEVHDADNNLVSIFYADFFPRKGKRNGAWMTSFKSQYIKDGVNERPHISNVCNFTKPTETKPSLLTFNEVTTLFHEFGHGLHGMLANTNYPSLSGTSVFWDFVELPSQIMENWCYEPEALALFANHYETGEIIPIEYVQKIKESASFQEGLATLRQLSFGLLDMAWHGQDPTNITDLKTFETAQFANTQLYPDVKENAMSTAFSHIFQGGYSSGYYSYKWAEVLDADAFEYFQEQGIFNTEVAKKFKDNVLSKGGTEHPMILYKRFRGQEPKPEALLKRAGLL
- a CDS encoding SanA/YdcF family protein; the protein is MKKYFKIALYFAIIGLIAIVSINYHVKSSTKKYIHHSLRRFPKNDVGIIFGAGINGNQPSKYLKDRLDAGIRLYKAKRINKILLSGDNGREEYDELTVMKNYCYRHGVDTTKIFIDYAGFDTYSTLYRAKYIFKIKKATLISQEYHLNRALYIGRSLGIKSAGYSANKGDYRGYQYVKFREYISIFKSFFDVLRNREPHFLGNPININGPSNYSKEDKR
- a CDS encoding cation:proton antiporter, giving the protein MELYYTFSVLIVLASFFAYLNLRFLKLPGTIGIMIIAMLVSVGIRLLGDSYFPATTKHFFDLIKEFDFNAILMGAMLNFLLFAGALHVNMSDLKEQKVPIMIYSTISVVLSALIISMLLYYIAPILGIKIPYIFCLVFGTLISPTDPIVVLGVLKEAKVPKRIETKIVGESLFNDGVAVVMFAVVLKMATDPAFDATLGSITCLFIKEGIGGLLLGAVLGFSASKVMKKIDDYKVSVLITLSIVMGGFLIAQSLHVSSPLAMVVAGLIIGNYGKKVAMSEVTKDYLEKFWELIDEILNAILFLFIGFELLLLPDLNKQLLTGFVAIFIVLFSRIASIVLPWQFFDTFKFFGIRSAYNKGSLMVLVWGGIRGGVSIALVLSMPEGEYKNLLLEVTYIVVLFSIVVQGLTVGKLAKRVLEKE
- a CDS encoding GbsR/MarR family transcriptional regulator, with protein sequence MQFKEAKNKFVQTWGALGSQWGINKTMAQIHALLMVSNEAVSMEDIMEELQISRGNASMNLRALMDWGIVYKEYKAGERKEFFTAEKDLDELAVKISRERSKREIKPALKILKEVSTIEAKDSAEEKHFVDQTTKLYDFVLKADNMLDKITEFNDNWLGKLVMKIMK